The DNA sequence CTCACTCTCTTTAACCATAATAGCGGATGCTTTACAGTCACCAAGGTGCTTGCTGTACTTCACGTTCGAAAGGAACGTAATGTTTCCTTCTTGCGCTTTATCCATAGGAGCAACTGCTGAAACGGTAACCGTACCGTCTCCGTGTAGCTCTCCCCCGGTAATCGTTGCCAATTCGGCTAAAGTCAGGTTCTTCATAAACTTATTTCAGTGATTTAATTACTTGCTCAGAGATGTTGTATTCCGGCTTGCCGTACTGCAGAGCTTGAATATCAACAATCATGTCGTAGCCTTCTTTCTCTGCAACTTTAGTTACAGCATCTTGAATCACTTTGAATAGCTTCTGCTTCTCTTGCGCTTCACGACGTTGGCTTGCTTTTTCTAGTGCTTGAGCTTTGATTTTGTACTTACTGTCTAGTTGACCGACTTCGATACGAAGCTTCTCAACTTCGTCAGGACCTAGTAGTTCACCATCACGCTTAAGCTTTTCAATCTTAGTTTTTGCTTCTGCTTGAATGCTCTGCAGCTCAGCTGCTTTATCTTTGAACTCTTCCTGCATTTTTTGAAGAACAACTTCGCGTTGAGGTAGAGCCTGGAATACTTGTGCAGTGTTTACATAACCCACTTTTTGCGCAGCTTCAGCAGCTGTTGCAAAGAAAGAAGAGCTAAGAACTACAAGGCCTAAACCTGCTGCTTTAATCATATTTTTCAAAATATTGTCCTTTAAATATTAGAAAGTTCTACCAATGGTAAATGTGAAGAATTCCTCATCATCACCTTCGTAAATTTTAACGGGTTTCGCTAGAGAGAAAACCAATGGGCCCATCGGCGACATCCATTGAAGGGCTGCACCATAAGATGAACGGTAATTTGTTGGATCAGAGTAATCGTAGTAATACTGGCTGCCACTGTTAGGTGCACCACGGTCTACGAACTCGGTATCCCATACACTTGCCATGTCGAAGAAGACACTGGTTCGAATCTGGCTACGTGCTTCGTCAGAAGCAAACGGCGTAGGTACAATTAACTCTAAACTTGCCAAGGCAACCGCATTACCACCAACCGAATCATCGGTTGCAGAGCTGTACGTAGGGTTGTTACCCGTACTGCTCCCGTAAACGGCTTTTGGACCCGCTGAGTTAGAGCCAAAGCCACGCAACGTTGTAAAGCCACCTGCGTAGTAGTTCTCGTAGAATGGGAACAAGTTATCATTACCATCCGTTTGACCGTAACCATTACCATAGCCTAATCGGCCACGCATCAAAAGTGTGAACTCATGCTTTTTGGTCAGCGGGATGTAATGTTTTACATCGTACTGAGCTTTGAAGTACTTAGCGTCAGAGCCTGGTACAGTCATTTTGGCGAAAGCACGTTGGTGGTTACCCTCGGTTGGGAAGAAACCACGGTTAAGGTTGTTACGAGTCCAAGAGATATTGATATCGAAGTCATCGGTTAAGATGTTTTCGTCACCATACTGGTCAATACTTCTCGCGAACTGTTCCACTTGGATATAAGTCGGAACGTTACCGATCTTGTTGTGCGTATAGCCAACACCAAATTCGATACGGTTCAGTTCATCCATAGGGAAGCCCCATGTCAGGCTGGTGCCGTAACTTTGGTTGGTATAGTCGACAATACCCGCTTCAGAGGCTTCGAATTCGTTATAGAAGATCTTACCGCCTAAGCTCACACCATCAAGGTTCCAGTATGGGTCTCGGTAGTCTAAGCTCACGTTCTTTTGGTAATCGTTCATCATGGCACTTACGCCAACACGGTTACCTGAACCCGCAAAGTTATCTTGTTGCAAACCAACTTGGAAGCTGACACCTGATTCGGTACCGTAACCAACACCAAAGTTGATGCTGCCTGAGTTCGCTTCCTTAACGTTGTAAACCAAGTCAACTTGGTCTTCACTGCCAGGAACACGCACTGTTTGTACATCAACCGTTTCAAAGAAACCTA is a window from the Vibrio splendidus genome containing:
- the bamA gene encoding outer membrane protein assembly factor BamA, translating into MAIKQILFASLLATSVAANGAQNFVVQDIKIEGLQRVALGAALLKMPVRIGDEVDEGDVSEIIRALYASGNFEDVKVLRDEGVLVVQVKERPTIASISFSGNKAIKEEQLQQNLDASGVREGEALDRTTLSNIEKGLEDFYYSVGKYNATVKAVVTPLPRNRSDLKFVFTEGVSAKIQQINFIGNEVFSDAELLSRFNLNVDVAWWNFLADEKYQKQVLAGDIEALKSYYLDRGYLKFKVDSTQVAISPDKKGVYITLGIDEGEAYTVKDVAFRGELIGREADFEALVPFEDGDTYNGSSVTSLEEGVKRILGESGYAYPQVRTIPEFDDETKEVSLVINVEAGSRIYVRDIRFTGNNSTKDEVLRREMRQMEGSWLNSKSIDTGKSRLNRLGFFETVDVQTVRVPGSEDQVDLVYNVKEANSGSINFGVGYGTESGVSFQVGLQQDNFAGSGNRVGVSAMMNDYQKNVSLDYRDPYWNLDGVSLGGKIFYNEFEASEAGIVDYTNQSYGTSLTWGFPMDELNRIEFGVGYTHNKIGNVPTYIQVEQFARSIDQYGDENILTDDFDINISWTRNNLNRGFFPTEGNHQRAFAKMTVPGSDAKYFKAQYDVKHYIPLTKKHEFTLLMRGRLGYGNGYGQTDGNDNLFPFYENYYAGGFTTLRGFGSNSAGPKAVYGSSTGNNPTYSSATDDSVGGNAVALASLELIVPTPFASDEARSQIRTSVFFDMASVWDTEFVDRGAPNSGSQYYYDYSDPTNYRSSYGAALQWMSPMGPLVFSLAKPVKIYEGDDEEFFTFTIGRTF
- a CDS encoding OmpH family outer membrane protein; this translates as MIKAAGLGLVVLSSSFFATAAEAAQKVGYVNTAQVFQALPQREVVLQKMQEEFKDKAAELQSIQAEAKTKIEKLKRDGELLGPDEVEKLRIEVGQLDSKYKIKAQALEKASQRREAQEKQKLFKVIQDAVTKVAEKEGYDMIVDIQALQYGKPEYNISEQVIKSLK